A DNA window from Bacillus sp. E(2018) contains the following coding sequences:
- a CDS encoding alkaline phosphatase PhoX: protein MEKKPLDRRTFLTYLGTGATALAAATTGLGALSETANAQSDSLMRMKPRKKGFKFHPIAPTDKDDLVLPKGYKYEVIASYGDVINKKGDTFGFNNDFTMYFPIDKSSEHGLLWVNHEYTNPLYVEGAKVNDKYTSAQIEKMLYNQGGSIIEVKVKNGKWMMDTNSAYARRVTGLTPFVLTGPAKGTAAVNGATTAQGTFANCSGGRTPWNTVLSCEENYEDTSKAANLDQSHYGWVIEVDPFDPNFKVRKHTALGRFNHENASVGISNDGRVVVYMGDDKKDACVYKFVSKGKYAAAKGKDNSKLLEEGTLYAADLANGKWLPLTIEAVREKAAGKADLLEKFQTQGDVVVNAHDAAILLGATPTDRPEDVEISPLDGTVFIAHTNNDKHGNIHGHITRFFEKDEDHGAESFEFEIFAAGGRQSGFSAPDNLTFDSNANLWTVTDISSSKLNSGAWTSFGNNGMFMIPTIGRDKGEAFQFASAPKEAELTGPSFTPNEKTLFLSVQHPGEETEDKANPTSTWPQVRGGNTPRPSVVAITGFKF, encoded by the coding sequence ATGGAAAAGAAGCCATTGGATAGAAGAACCTTTTTAACATACTTGGGTACAGGCGCAACAGCACTTGCTGCAGCTACGACAGGGTTAGGTGCATTATCCGAAACTGCTAACGCTCAATCAGACAGTTTGATGCGCATGAAGCCTCGCAAAAAAGGATTTAAGTTTCACCCGATCGCACCAACGGACAAAGACGATCTTGTCCTTCCAAAAGGATATAAATATGAAGTGATAGCCTCTTATGGAGATGTAATTAATAAAAAAGGGGACACATTTGGATTTAATAATGACTTTACGATGTACTTTCCAATCGATAAATCGAGTGAACATGGATTGCTTTGGGTGAACCATGAGTACACGAATCCATTATATGTAGAAGGCGCAAAAGTAAACGATAAGTATACTTCTGCTCAGATTGAAAAGATGCTCTACAATCAAGGCGGTTCTATTATCGAAGTGAAAGTAAAGAACGGCAAATGGATGATGGATACGAATTCAGCATACGCTCGACGAGTAACAGGACTAACACCTTTCGTACTAACTGGACCAGCGAAAGGGACGGCAGCTGTCAATGGAGCAACTACGGCACAAGGAACGTTTGCGAACTGTTCTGGTGGACGTACACCATGGAACACGGTTTTATCTTGTGAAGAAAACTATGAAGATACATCAAAAGCGGCTAACCTCGATCAATCGCATTATGGCTGGGTAATTGAAGTTGATCCTTTTGATCCTAACTTTAAAGTTAGAAAGCACACAGCTCTTGGACGATTCAATCATGAAAATGCAAGCGTTGGAATCTCTAACGACGGCCGAGTGGTTGTTTATATGGGAGATGACAAAAAGGATGCTTGTGTGTACAAGTTTGTGAGTAAGGGTAAGTATGCGGCAGCAAAAGGGAAGGACAACAGCAAGCTTTTAGAAGAAGGAACACTTTATGCAGCAGATCTTGCAAACGGCAAATGGCTTCCATTAACGATCGAAGCGGTTCGTGAAAAAGCAGCAGGGAAAGCTGATCTTTTAGAAAAGTTCCAAACACAAGGGGATGTAGTGGTTAACGCACACGATGCGGCAATCCTTCTAGGTGCGACACCGACAGATCGCCCGGAAGATGTGGAGATTTCACCACTTGATGGTACGGTATTCATCGCCCACACGAACAATGACAAACACGGCAACATTCATGGTCACATCACTCGCTTTTTTGAAAAAGACGAAGATCATGGTGCAGAAAGCTTTGAGTTTGAGATCTTTGCAGCGGGAGGTCGTCAAAGCGGATTCAGTGCGCCTGACAATCTAACGTTCGATTCAAACGCAAACCTATGGACAGTGACGGACATTTCATCAAGCAAGCTGAATTCTGGTGCATGGACAAGCTTTGGTAACAACGGCATGTTCATGATTCCTACGATCGGCCGTGACAAAGGAGAGGCGTTCCAGTTTGCATCTGCTCCAAAAGAAGCAGAATTAACAGGTCCATCTTTTACACCGAATGAAAAAACATTATTCCTAAGTGTTCAACACCCAGGTGAAGAAACGGAAGATAAAGCAAATCCAACAAGTACATGGCCGCAAGTTCGCGGAGGCAACACGCCGCGTCCATCCGTTGTAGCCATTACGGGTTTCAAGTTCTAA
- the tatC gene encoding twin-arginine translocase subunit TatC, which translates to MKAEEMYFVEHLGELRKRIIITLAVFITVLSVSFFYVQPIYDWLIRDLDQQLAVLGPSEILWVYFMISGVIAIAFTIPVAAHQTWMFIKPALSKREQKVTLSYIPGLFFLFVLGLSFGYFIVYPMVLNFLLSLSEGHFQTFFTSEKYFKFMMNLTLPFGFLFEIPLVVMFLTSLGILNPNVLTKARKVSYFGLVVVAVLITPPDLVSDFLVVIPLLVLYEISIMLSRVVYKKKLAKEQLAMEEENKVVQMKRPS; encoded by the coding sequence ATGAAAGCTGAAGAAATGTACTTTGTTGAACACCTCGGTGAGCTTAGAAAACGCATCATTATCACGCTTGCCGTGTTCATAACGGTTCTTTCTGTTTCTTTTTTCTACGTTCAGCCGATTTATGACTGGCTGATTCGTGATCTTGATCAACAGCTTGCTGTCCTTGGGCCAAGCGAGATATTATGGGTGTATTTTATGATATCAGGTGTGATCGCGATCGCGTTCACCATTCCGGTTGCAGCTCATCAAACGTGGATGTTCATCAAACCGGCACTGAGTAAAAGAGAGCAGAAAGTGACACTGTCTTATATTCCAGGACTATTTTTCTTATTTGTACTAGGTTTATCATTCGGTTATTTTATCGTTTACCCTATGGTTCTCAATTTCCTATTAAGCTTGTCAGAAGGGCATTTCCAAACATTCTTCACCTCGGAAAAATACTTTAAGTTCATGATGAATCTAACGCTTCCGTTCGGCTTTTTGTTTGAGATTCCTTTAGTAGTGATGTTCTTAACATCGCTTGGCATCTTAAATCCAAACGTGCTGACTAAAGCTAGAAAAGTCTCGTACTTCGGACTTGTGGTGGTTGCCGTCTTAATTACACCGCCAGACTTAGTATCGGATTTCTTGGTGGTCATTCCGCTTTTAGTCCTTTATGAGATCAGCATCATGCTGTCACGCGTGGTGTATAAGAAGAAGCTCGCTAAAGAACAGCTTGCCATGGAAGAAGAAAATAAGGTCGTGCAAATGAAACGTCCTTCATAA
- a CDS encoding helix-turn-helix transcriptional regulator yields MLEGKIIKFYRELRNMTQKELGDGICSGTHVSKIERGLTEVSDETIQFLASRLQIDIQNEMNLYRDVELLLRKWEEAIIMKLNVKTENIKKQLEQIALLQIPDFYRTHTLLLTRYYILTEQRNKTETLLLEMEKWTELSHREKSMLLHIKGIFGLQMKHDYYEAIDLLKQVDPAYYNNPEYYYHMAVAYHSTNSRVLAYYYASKALSFFEKSHCYARVIETEMLMLIQIEQEPTSGPQNEKYIELIEMCENFGLEKQKALLLHNFGYHSILHGNFEDACQYYKESMQLKDPSTSNYLGSLEGYVNAATLLGKETVTNILQLAERGLKTAQENGSTTFVHFFQMHIYRLKKQNDEYYHYLETELYPHLKKLGYVLPAEHYEIILFDFYNKNEDVGRANLYAKNIADKNRRTNQFV; encoded by the coding sequence ATGCTTGAAGGAAAAATCATAAAATTCTACCGTGAGCTTAGAAATATGACACAAAAAGAGCTAGGAGACGGAATTTGTTCAGGTACACATGTGAGCAAGATTGAGCGAGGACTGACTGAGGTTTCCGATGAAACGATCCAATTTTTAGCGAGTCGATTACAGATCGATATTCAAAATGAGATGAATTTGTACAGAGACGTGGAACTTCTCTTAAGAAAATGGGAAGAAGCAATCATCATGAAACTGAACGTCAAAACAGAAAACATTAAGAAGCAACTCGAACAGATCGCTTTGTTGCAGATTCCAGATTTCTATCGCACCCACACCCTTTTATTAACACGCTATTACATCCTCACAGAACAGAGAAATAAGACAGAAACCCTTCTTCTAGAGATGGAAAAATGGACGGAACTCTCACATCGTGAAAAAAGCATGCTTTTGCATATTAAAGGAATCTTCGGACTTCAGATGAAACATGATTACTACGAAGCCATTGATTTATTAAAGCAGGTAGACCCTGCCTACTACAACAACCCGGAATACTACTATCATATGGCTGTCGCGTATCACTCTACCAATTCCCGCGTTCTGGCTTACTACTACGCCAGCAAAGCGCTTAGTTTTTTCGAAAAATCGCATTGCTACGCTCGAGTGATCGAAACCGAAATGCTCATGTTAATTCAAATTGAACAAGAGCCGACTAGCGGACCTCAGAACGAAAAATATATCGAATTGATCGAGATGTGCGAGAACTTCGGATTGGAAAAACAAAAAGCTCTTCTTCTTCACAACTTTGGCTATCATTCGATCCTTCATGGGAATTTTGAAGATGCGTGTCAGTACTACAAAGAATCGATGCAGCTAAAAGATCCGAGCACTTCAAACTATTTAGGCTCTCTCGAAGGATACGTGAACGCCGCCACTCTTTTAGGAAAGGAAACTGTCACAAACATACTTCAACTCGCCGAAAGAGGCTTGAAAACAGCGCAAGAGAACGGAAGCACGACCTTTGTTCACTTCTTTCAGATGCATATCTATCGATTGAAAAAGCAAAACGACGAATATTATCACTACCTCGAAACAGAACTGTATCCACACCTTAAAAAACTAGGTTATGTTTTACCCGCTGAACACTATGAGATCATTCTGTTTGATTTTTATAATAAAAACGAAGATGTTGGAAGAGCAAATCTGTACGCCAAAAACATTGCGGATAAGAACCGGCGTACGAATCAGTTTGTTTAA
- the prfB gene encoding peptide chain release factor 2 (programmed frameshift) has translation MDLVEVKQELNVIEKRINDFRGLFDLDTKKARIAELDEEMSAPTFWDDQNAAQVVINEANGLKEQVNEFEELASAYEDLEIAHELVKEEADEDLQKELVKDLKSLITKLNDFELQLLLNEPYDKNNAILELHPGAGGTESQDWASMLLRMYTRYAERQGYKVETLDYLPGDEAGVKSVTLSIKGHNAYGYLKAEKGVHRLVRISPFDSSGRRHTSFVSCEVMPEITDDTEIEIRTEDLKIDTYRASGAGGQHVNTTDSAVRMTHIPTNTVVSCQTERSQIKNRERAMKMMMAKLVQRRLEEQQAQLNEIRGEQKEIGWGSQIRSYVFHPYSLVKDHRTNTEVGNVQSVMDGEITPFIDSYLRSKL, from the exons ATGGATTTAGTAGAAGTAAAACAGGAATTAAACGTTATTGAAAAACGTATCAACGACTTTAGG GGTCTCTTTGACCTCGATACAAAGAAAGCGCGTATCGCAGAACTAGATGAAGAGATGAGTGCACCTACGTTTTGGGATGATCAAAACGCAGCACAAGTCGTTATTAATGAAGCAAACGGGCTAAAAGAACAAGTGAATGAGTTTGAAGAACTTGCTTCTGCTTATGAAGATCTAGAGATCGCACACGAGCTTGTAAAAGAAGAAGCGGATGAAGATCTTCAGAAAGAACTTGTAAAAGATCTTAAATCATTGATTACAAAGCTGAATGATTTTGAGCTTCAGCTTTTATTAAACGAACCGTATGATAAAAACAATGCAATCTTAGAACTTCACCCAGGTGCGGGTGGTACAGAGTCTCAAGACTGGGCGTCCATGCTCCTTCGTATGTACACGCGTTATGCAGAGCGCCAAGGCTATAAAGTAGAAACGCTCGATTACTTACCGGGTGATGAAGCTGGGGTTAAATCTGTAACACTTAGCATTAAAGGACATAATGCTTATGGCTATTTGAAAGCCGAAAAAGGGGTTCATCGCCTCGTTCGTATCTCACCGTTCGATTCTTCAGGCCGTCGTCACACGTCATTCGTTTCATGTGAAGTGATGCCAGAGATCACAGATGATACAGAGATCGAAATCCGTACAGAGGATCTTAAGATTGATACGTATCGTGCGTCTGGAGCAGGTGGTCAGCACGTTAACACGACTGACTCTGCAGTTCGTATGACACATATTCCAACGAATACGGTTGTTTCGTGTCAAACAGAGCGTTCACAGATCAAGAACCGTGAACGTGCGATGAAGATGATGATGGCGAAGTTGGTGCAGCGCCGTTTGGAAGAGCAGCAGGCACAGTTGAATGAAATTCGTGGTGAGCAGAAGGAGATCGGATGGGGAAGTCAGATTCGCTCTTATGTTTTCCATCCTTATAGTCTTGTGAAGGATCACCGGACGAATACTGAGGTTGGTAATGTGCAGTCTGTGATGGATGGTGAGATCACGCCGTTTATTGATTCTTATTTAAGGTCTAAGTTGTAA
- the tatA gene encoding twin-arginine translocase TatA/TatE family subunit encodes MGFTNIGVPGLILILIIALIIFGPSKLPEIGRAFGSTLREFKNSAKDLMSSDEKEEKPQSK; translated from the coding sequence ATGGGTTTCACTAATATCGGAGTACCAGGATTGATCTTGATTTTAATCATTGCGCTTATCATTTTCGGGCCATCTAAGCTGCCAGAGATCGGACGGGCATTTGGAAGCACACTTCGCGAGTTCAAGAATTCAGCGAAAGATCTTATGTCTTCGGATGAAAAAGAAGAAAAGCCGCAGTCAAAATAA